The window AAAAACGGGAACAGGCGCAGGACACAACCCGATAACAATGCCGGCGAAGGCGAGACGGGACCCGATCCCATCCCCGATCCCGGCCACAACGACAGGACACGGACATGGCACATTTCGAACTGATCCAGGAAACGGTACCCAACGCGGTCATCAAGGTCTTCGGCGTCGGCGGCGGCGGCGGCAACGCGGTCGCGCACATGGTGAACAGCACCGTCAACGGCGTGGAATTCATCACCGCCAACACCGACTCGCAGGCGATCAAGAACTGCGGCGCCAGCCAGCAGCTGACCCTGGGCGGCAACGTCACCAAGGGTCTGGGTGCGGGCGCGAATCCCGAAGTCGGCCGCCAGGCCGCACTGGAAGACCGCGAGACCATCATCGAATCGCTGCAGGGCGCCGACATGGTGTTCATCACCGCCGGCATGGGTGGCGGCACCGGCACCGGCGCCGCGCCGGTGGTGGCGCAGCTGGCCAAGGAAATGGGCATCCTGACCGTGGCCGTGGTCACCAAACCGTTCCCGTTCGAGGGCCGCCGCCGCATGCAGGTGGCGCAGAAGGGCATCGAGGAACTGAGCCAGCACTGCGATTCGCTGATCACCATCCCCAACGAAAAGCTCATCACCGTGCTGGGCCGCAACGCGACGATGATCCAGGCGTTCCGCGCCGCCAACGACGTGCTGCTGGGCGCGGTGCAGGGCATCGCCGACCTGATCGTGCGTCCCGGCCTGATCAACGTCGACTTCGCCGACGTGCGCACCGTCATGTCCGAGATGGGCCTGGCGATGATGGGCACCGGCAGCGCCCGCGGCGACGACCGCGCGCAGGCCGCCGCCGAGGCCGCCATCCAAAACCCGCTGCTGGACGACGTCAACCTGTCCGGCGCGAACGGCATCCTGGTCAACATCACCGCCGGCCCGGACTTCACCATGGCCGAGTTCGACGAGGTCGGCCGCACCGTGGAGCAGTTCGCCTCGGAAGACGCCACCGTGGTCATCGGCACCGTGCTGGACCCGGAAATGCAGGACGAGGTGCGCGTCACCGTGGTCGCCACCGGCCTGAGCCGCGCCACCGTCGGCCTGCGCCAGCCCACCGGCGGCGAGCGCCGCGAGGTGCGCTTCGAGTCCGCGCAGGAGCCGCTGCGCCGCCCGCAGGTGCAGCTGATCAACACGCAGGTCAAGCGCGACGGCACCACCGGGCTGCCGATCGACGCGGTCGCCGACACCTTCGCGCCGGCCACGTCGAACAGCTTCGTCAGCGGGCTGCGCCGCAACGCCGACGCGGCGCCGGCGGCGGCCGAACTGCCGAAGGACGACTACCTGGACATTCCTGCTTTCCTGCGCCGCCAGGCGGATTGATGCCGTCCATGGCGCTGGCGATCGGCTCCGGATCGTCCTGCCCGGCCATCCGTGGCCGGGCGTTCGGTCACGCGCGGGGCTGTGCCCCGCAAGCGCGCGCCCTCACCCTGCGCCGCCAGGCGGACTGACAATGAAATGCCTCCCTTTTCGCGAAGCGAAGGGGGAGATTGGGAGGGGTGCTTTTGCGATCGCAGGAGCAGCTTCTCTCTGACCCTTCTCCTCCGCTTTTGGCGGAAGGGAAGGAAGTGGTATCCCTGTCGAAATCGCGCGCCGGGTCGTCCGCCCGGCGACGCCTTCCGGTCGGTCGGCTCTGCCGGCCGGCCGCTTTCGTTTCCGCACCGGGACGCACCGCCGCACCGCTCGCGAAACGGAGTGTTTTACGCCTGGATTCAGGCAGGCGCGTGATATTCTGCCGCGATGCTCCGCCAACGCACCCTAGGCAACGTGATCCGCGCCACCGGCGTGGGCCTGCATGGCGGGGAGAAGGTCTTCCTGACCCTGCGCCCGGCCCCGGTCGACACCGGCATCGTGTTCCGCCGCATCGACCTCGACCCGGTGGTGGAAATGCCCGCCGCCGCCGCTCTGGTCACCGAAACCACGCTCTGCACCGGCCTGAGCCGCGACGGCGCCAAGGTGCAGACCGTCGAACACCTGATGTCGGCGCTGGCCGGCCTCGGCATCGACAACGTCTACGTCGAGCTGAGCGCGGCGGAAGTGCCGATCATGGACGGCTCCGCCGGGCCGTTCGTGTTCCTGCTGGAATCGGCCGGCATCGTCGAGCAGCACGCGGCCAAGCGCTTCATCCGCATCCTCAAGCCGGTCGAGGTGCGCGACGGCGACAAGATCGCCCGCTTCGAACCGCACGACGGCTTCCGGCTCGGCTTCACGGTGAAGTTCAACCACCCGGCGATCCCGGATTCGCTGTCGCGGGTGGAAGTGGACTTCTCCACCCGGGCCTATATCCGCGAGATCAGCCGCGCCCGCACCTTCGGCTTCATGCGCGACCTGGAATACATGCGCGAGCGCAACCTCGGCCTCGGCGGTTCGATGGACAACGCCATCGTGCTGGACGAGTTCCGGGTGCTGAACGAGGACGGCCTGCGCTACGCCGACGAGTTCGTCCGCCACAAGATCCTCGACGCGGTGGGCGACCTGTACCTGGCCGGCCACGCCATCCTCGGCGCCTACGAGGGCTACAAGTCCGGGCACGCGCTGAACAACACGCTGGTGCGCGCGCTGCTGGCGGATGCCGGGGCCTGGGAGGAAGTCAGCTTCTCCGACGCCGCGCAGGCGCCGGAGCTGGGCTACGGGGCCGCGCTGCCGGCGGTCTGAGCGGGTGCGCAAAATCGTGACCTGGTTCACGATTCCGGTGTGCCGATTTCCGGTTCCTTAACAAAATCACGGGCTTGTGCCGCTAGGATGCGCCCTCGGCCGGTCCGGCGGGCGCCTTGCGTCCCCGTCCCGTCCGGAGTTTGCGGTCGCCCCCGGCGTCTTCCGGCGCATCCGATCGCAGCAGTTGCAAGGCGGCCTCCAGTCCCGACTGGGCGGCGGCCGACATCGGAGTGCGGCGCGCGGCGGCCGGCGGTTGCGGTCGCAGCGGTGCGGTGGTCGTCCTGACGCCCACGTCGTTCACTTCGAGCCCGATGGAGCGGGCGGCGTCGACCAGCGCGGGCGCGGCCAGCCGCAACTTGGCATGCCAGACCGGCGCATCGACGACGAACACCAGCTTGTCTCCACGGACGTTGGCCAGGCGCGCATGCGCCCCCAGCCCCGGCGGCAGATGGGGGCGCAGCAACCGATCCATCGCGTCGAGCCATTGGGCCCGGCGCAGGGTGCCCCCGGCGGAACCGGCGAGCAGCGCGTCCAGCGCCTCGCGCGGGCCGGCGGGTTTGGCATCGCCCTTGTCGGGCGTGGGTCGTGAACCAGGCATACGGAATGATCGAAACCAGCAACGCACACGATACCCGCCAGCGCACCGTCGCGCAGGTCCAGCGCCTGCGCGGCTGGGCGACGCGTCGGCCGTGGGCGGCGCTGGCGCTGCTGCTGGGCGCGGGCATGCTGTGCGGCGCCGCGATGCGCAGCGCGATCGGCATGGTCCAGCTGGAGGCGCTGCAGGCGGCCGACGCCGCGCGCCAGGCCGAACTGGAGAAGGTGCGCCGCGACGCCCAGCGCGACGTCAACGCGCTGGCCGCGCGCCTGGCCGAACTGCAGGCGCAGGCCAACCGCCTGAACGCGCTCGGCAGCCGCCTGACCCGGGCCGGCCAGCTGCAGGACGGCGAGTTCGATTTCGAGAAGCCGGTCGGCCAGGGCGGCGGCGGCGTCACCCGCGACATGCCGGCCGCCGAGCTGCGCGCCCGCCTGCGTGCGCTGGAAGGCGATTACCGCCTCGCCGGCACCCAGCTGTCGGTGCTGGAAACCCTGATGTTCAACCGCGAGCTGGACCGCAGCA is drawn from Thermomonas brevis and contains these coding sequences:
- the lpxC gene encoding UDP-3-O-acyl-N-acetylglucosamine deacetylase, which translates into the protein MLRQRTLGNVIRATGVGLHGGEKVFLTLRPAPVDTGIVFRRIDLDPVVEMPAAAALVTETTLCTGLSRDGAKVQTVEHLMSALAGLGIDNVYVELSAAEVPIMDGSAGPFVFLLESAGIVEQHAAKRFIRILKPVEVRDGDKIARFEPHDGFRLGFTVKFNHPAIPDSLSRVEVDFSTRAYIREISRARTFGFMRDLEYMRERNLGLGGSMDNAIVLDEFRVLNEDGLRYADEFVRHKILDAVGDLYLAGHAILGAYEGYKSGHALNNTLVRALLADAGAWEEVSFSDAAQAPELGYGAALPAV
- a CDS encoding M23 family metallopeptidase: MIETSNAHDTRQRTVAQVQRLRGWATRRPWAALALLLGAGMLCGAAMRSAIGMVQLEALQAADAARQAELEKVRRDAQRDVNALAARLAELQAQANRLNALGSRLTRAGQLQDGEFDFEKPVGQGGGGVTRDMPAAELRARLRALEGDYRLAGTQLSVLETLMFNRELDRSTLPSREPIAGSFVTSGFGGRADPFGGGSQFHKGIDFQASIGDPVLAVADGVVSFAGVRNGYGNTVEIDHGNGYVTRYAHNSRLTHQIGDLVRAGQEIARAGSSGRSTGAHVHFEVWQDGVVVNPRKFLGHNNALARHGPARG
- a CDS encoding DciA family protein, encoding MPGSRPTPDKGDAKPAGPREALDALLAGSAGGTLRRAQWLDAMDRLLRPHLPPGLGAHARLANVRGDKLVFVVDAPVWHAKLRLAAPALVDAARSIGLEVNDVGVRTTTAPLRPQPPAAARRTPMSAAAQSGLEAALQLLRSDAPEDAGGDRKLRTGRGRKAPAGPAEGAS
- the ftsZ gene encoding cell division protein FtsZ, producing the protein MAHFELIQETVPNAVIKVFGVGGGGGNAVAHMVNSTVNGVEFITANTDSQAIKNCGASQQLTLGGNVTKGLGAGANPEVGRQAALEDRETIIESLQGADMVFITAGMGGGTGTGAAPVVAQLAKEMGILTVAVVTKPFPFEGRRRMQVAQKGIEELSQHCDSLITIPNEKLITVLGRNATMIQAFRAANDVLLGAVQGIADLIVRPGLINVDFADVRTVMSEMGLAMMGTGSARGDDRAQAAAEAAIQNPLLDDVNLSGANGILVNITAGPDFTMAEFDEVGRTVEQFASEDATVVIGTVLDPEMQDEVRVTVVATGLSRATVGLRQPTGGERREVRFESAQEPLRRPQVQLINTQVKRDGTTGLPIDAVADTFAPATSNSFVSGLRRNADAAPAAAELPKDDYLDIPAFLRRQAD